A segment of the Promicromonospora sukumoe genome:
GGCACCTCGCGGACGGCGGCGAGCACCAGGTTGCCGTAGCGGCGTCCCTTGAGGATCGCGGGCTCGGCGACGGCGGCCAGTCGGCCCTGTGCCGCGGCACCCGGCCCGAACGCCTCGGCGAGGCTCGCGACCTCACGGCGCGCGGTGGTCAGCGGCGGCCGGTCGGCGCAGTTGACCAGGAGGATGCCGCCGGGCCGCAGCACCCGGTGGGCCTCGGCGGCGAAGCCCGTGCCCACGAGGTGCGCGGGCGTGCGGTCGCCCGCGAAGACGTCGCGGACCACCACGTCGTACGAGGCGTCGCGGGCGGAGGCGAGGGCGCGCCCGGCGTCGTCGGCGCGCAGGCGCAGCAGGGGCGAGCGCGGCAGGGCGAACCACTCGCGGACGAGCTCCAGGAGGCGGGGGTCGAGGTCGACGCCGAGCTGGCGGGAGCCGGGCCGCTCGTGCTCCACGTGCCGGGCGAAGGCGCTGCCGGCCGCGCCGAGGTGCAGCACCCGCAGCGGCCCGGGCGGCAGGAGCGCCACGAACGCTGCCATCTGCTGCATGTACTCGAAGTCGAGAAAACCGGGGTCGGCGAGGTCGAGGCTGGAGCTCGGCACGCCGTTGACGTGCAGCGTCACCCGCTGCGGGAAGTCAGGGTCGCGCACCACCTCGGCGGTGCCGGTGCTGATCGGCACGGGGCCGACGGGCAGCTCGGCGGGGAGTGTCAGTGGTGCGGAGGAGGATGGGCGGCGTCGGGCGGAGCGGCGGGCCATGAGGACAGTGTCCCCCGGACCCGCGGCCCGCTTGACAGGATAGAACGTATGTTCGATAGTGTCGCACAAGGGGTTCGATCGGAGGTTCGAGATGGGCAGCATGCAGTCTCAGAGCGGTCGGGACGTGGTCTCGGCACGGATGCTCGTGCCGCGCGCCGTCCCGCCGGGTGTCAGCGCGCTGCTGCGCAAGGCGGACGCGGAGCTCGCCGAGGCCGCGCGTGCGGCCGACCCGGGCGACCGGTTCGTGCACGCGCACCTCGCGGCCATCCGGTCGGCCGCCGCCATCGTGGCGCTGCGCGGCCGCCCGTCGGCGCGTTCCGGCGCGCGGACGGTGTGGGACATGCTCGCGCACGCCGAGCCGGACCTCGCGGCCTGGTCGGGCTACTTCGCCTCCGGCGCGCCCCTGCGGGCAGCCGTGGACGCCGGCCGACCGGAGCAGGTCGAGGCCGCGCGTGCGGACGAGCTGCTCGCGTGCGCCGAGGACTTCCGGGACGAGGTGGCCATGCTCGTGGACCCGCAGACGGGTTTCGCGACGCAGCGCCTCACCCTGGTGCCCGAGGCGTCGTGACCCGCCCCGCGCGGCGGGCGCGGACCGGCCCCCGGGCCGTGTGATCCTCGGGGCAGCGGTCCTTGAGTCAGTGATCCTCGCGGCACCGCACAGGCGAGTGCTGGACGACAGCAGGAACGGAGCACGTCAGTGAGCAAGGGGCCGCGGTCAGCGGCGGCGAGACGCAACTGGGGGTCGGACGAGTCCGGCTGCTCCGTGCTGCACCTCGACATGGACGCGTTCTTCGCGTCCTGCGAGCTGGCCCGGCGGCCGGAGCTGCGCGGGCTGCCCGTCATCGTCGGCGCGCAGGAGCGGGGCGTCGTGCTCGCCGCCACGTACGAGGCGCGGGCGTTCGGCGTCCGGTCCGCGATGCCGATGACGCGGGCGCGCGTGCTGTGCCCGCAGGCCGTCGTCGTGCGGCCCGACCACGACCTGTACCGCGACGTGTCCCGCTCGGTCATGGGGATGCTGCACGAGGTCACGCCGCTGGTCGAGCAGATCAGCGTGGACGAGGCCTTCCTGGACGTGAGCGGTGCCCGACGGCGCCTGGGCCCGCCCACGGTGATCGGGGCCGCGCTGCGCCGCCGGATCGAGCGGGAGCACGGGGTGACGGCCTCGGTGGGCATCGCCCGGAACAAGTTCGTGGCGAAGCTGGCCTCCACGCACTCCAAGCCGGACGGTCTGATGCTCGTGCCGGTGTCCGCCACCGTCGACTTCCTGCACACGCTGCCCGTCGGGGCGCTGTGGGGCGTGGGGGAGAAGACCGAGAAGTCGCTCGCCGCCTGGGGGATCACCACGGTCGAGGAGCTGGCGAACACCGACCTGCCGAGCCTGCAGGCGGCCGTCGGCCGGGTCAGCGGCGCGCACCTGCACGACCTCGCGTGGGGCCGCGACCCGCGCCCCGTCGTGCCCGAGCACCACGAGCAGAGCATCGGCGCCGAGACCACCTTCGGCACGGACCAGGACGACACCGAGACCGTGAACCGGCGGGTGCTGGAGCTGTCCGACCGGGTGGCGGCCCGGCTGCGGCACCAGGGCGTCATGGCGCGCACGGTGTCGGTGAAGGTGCGCTCCAGCGACTTCGCGACATTCACCCGGTCACGCACGCTGGACGGTCCCACGGACGTCGCCCGGGAGATCTATCTCGTGGCGCGCGAGCTCGTCGCGGCGGTCGATCTGGGCGGCCTCCCGGTCCGGCTGGTGGGCGTACGGGGTGAAAACCTGCGTCAACGTGACGGTTCCACCCAGCAGCTCACGCTGGAGGAAGCGGTCGACCCGCGCTCCGGGGCGCAGCGCGAGGCGGAGGTCGCGCTCGACGCGGTGCGTGAGAAGTTTGGGAAAACGGCGATCGACCTGGGTGTACACCGCAAGAACGGCACGCATCTTTACTGATCTGCCCCTATAGTCATGGGTATGCCCGGGATGTCGACTACCAACGACGGCCGGGTCGTCCTATCCTGAGAGGGACACTGTTCCTTTGCGAGATCCGGGGGTCTCGATGCCTCTGTCCGAGTACGAGCAGCGGGTGCTGGAGCAGATGGAGCGTGCTCTGACGTCAGACGACCCGCGGCTGGCGAACACGCTCCAGTCCACAGGCCGTGGTAATGCGCTCCGTTATGTGCTGTCCGGGGCCGGCGTCGTCGTCGGCCTGCTTCTTCTTGTCGTCGGTGCAGCGACGTCGCGTACGTGGCTCGGGGCCATCGGCTTCGTGCTGATGTTCGCGGGTGTGGTCTTCGCGTTCCTCGGACCGCGCAAGAAGCAGCAAGAGGGCCCGGTCGGGGTCGTCGGCGAAGACGGCACGGTCCAGCCTCCCCAAGGGGGAGCACGCAAGGCCCGCAAGCGCCAGGGTGGCAGCCGTTCCGGCGGCTTCCTCGCCCGGCTGGAAGAGCGCTGGGAGAACCGGCGTAATCAGGGCGGCCGCTAGCCGGCCAACCGTTCGAGGTGGTCCCCACCGGACCACCGCACGACAGGAGCCGGGCCCCGTCGGGGCCCGGCTCCTGTCGTGTGCCCGGCTCCGTGAAGCCCGGCTTCGTTGAGTGCGGGATATTCGTCCTTCTCGAGCCTCGAGAAGGACGAATATCCCGCACTCAACGGGGTGGGGTCAGGGCTTGCGGGTGAGGGCCGCCGCCAGCTCCGTCGTCACCGTGGTCGTGAGCTCCTCGAGCTCGGCGGCCGTCGGCGGCGTGGAGTCGCGGGCGTACCGCTCGTCCTCGGCGGCGTCGGCCAGGGCGGTGAGCCGTTCGGCGACGTCGTCGGGCAGGGGTGTGCCCGTGCGCGTGCGCACCTCGTCCGCGATGACCTCCGGCGCCCGGCGCAGCGTGACCGACGGGCCCAGCCGCACCTCCTGCTCGGCGAGCAGTGCCAGGACCCGGGCCCAGGCCCGTTCGGGGTCGAGCTCCTCGACCTCCGCCCGACGGCGCAGCAGCAGCCAGGCGGCCCCGCCGAGCACCCCGAGCGCGATGATGACCGCGACCGCCCAGGCCCAGCCGGGCAGCGTCCGGTCGGACACCTGGCTGCCGGCCGACGCGTCCTCCGTGGCGCCCGCCCCGGACTCCTCGGGCTGCTGCGACGGCTGCTGCGTGGGCACCTCGGGAGCCCGCGACGGCGTGGGCAGGGCGCTGGGCGCGGTGCCCGTGCCCGGGTTCGCGTACGCGGGCAGCGGGCCGGTCTGCACCTGCGGCGTCGGCTCGAAACGGACCCAGCCGACGGACGGGAAGTAGATCTCGGGCCAGGCGTGCGAGTCCTGGCCGGTGACCCGGTAGCTCCCGTTGCCGTCGGGCCGGCCGGGCAGCCAGCCGACGCCGATCCGGGCCGGGATGTCGAGGCTGCGCGCCATCACCATCATCGAGAGGGCGTACTGCGTGCAGTACCCCTCCTTGTTCTGCAGGAAGTCCCAGACGGTGTCGGACGAGCCCCGGTAGTCGGCGTCCGGGTTGTAGACGAACCCGGCGCCCGAGCGCAGGTGGTTCTGCAGCGCGACGACGGCGTCGAAGCGCGTGGGCGCGTCCCCCACGACCTCCTGGGCGTAGGCGGCGATGTCCTCGCGGTGCTCGGTGTCCGGCACCTCCGTGTAGCCGGCGGACCGCGGGTCGCCCGAGGCGGGCGTGGCCCGCAGCAGCTCGGGCGTGAGCCCCCGGTCGAGGACGTCGACGGTGTACGGGGCGCCCTGCTCGGTGCCCTGGTTGCTGCGCACCTCGTCGCGCAGGGCGTCGTAGGCCCAGTCGCCGTCGACGTCGACCGTCCGGGGTTCGAGCGGCAGCGGCAGCTCCGCGCCGTCGAGCTGCCCGATCCGGACGTCCATGCGGCGGCTCTCGCCCGCGGCGCCCTCACCGGGCGGGGCGAGGACCGTGGTCGCGTCGAAGGTGGCCAGGCCGCCGGTGGGCACGTTCCGGTTGGTCTGGACGCCGTCGAACGCGGTGAGCGTCATGACGCGCAGGGGACCGGTCGGCTCGCCGTCGGCCATCGTGTACGTGAGCACCGTGTTGGCGGACCGGGCGCTCAGCGGCTGGCGCATGTCGAGCTCGGAGGACAGCTCGACCGTGTCGGACGGCGTCGAGATGAGCTGGTTCCACGTGCCGGCCAGCGCCGGCAGCGCGGCCATGCCGGTCGCCACGCCGAGCGAGGCCGCGGCGACGGCCACGGACGTCAGCGCCGTGATGCCGGAGCGGAACCGCTGCGCCCGGCGTACCGCCGCGGACTCCGAGTCGGTGCGCCGGCCGGGGGTCACCCCGACCGGGTCGACGGTGAGCAGCAGGAGGATCGCGGTGACGCTGATGACGAAGACCGGCCACTGCACGTCGCCGATGAGGGTCAGGGGCGGCGTCCACAGGAGCAGGAGCGGCACCCCGGCGAAGCCGGGCATACGGGCCCCGGCCAGCGAGTCGACCACGAGCAGCACCAGCAGCGTGCCGCCGACGGCGACCATGCTGATCGCGGGGCCGGGGTCGACCGGCGCCACCTGGGTGCTCATCAGCTCGGTCGCCTGCCGGAACCGTTCGAGCGCCTGCTCCACGGCGTCCGGGCCCACGAAGGGCTCGAACCGCTGCCCGGGGCCGCCGTAGCGGGCCAGGACGTACCAGACGGCCACGACGAGGCCCGCCGCCGTCGCGACGAACGAGGCGCCGCCCGCCGCCCGGTCGGCGGCGCGGTCGGCGCTCGGCCCCTGGCCGGCCGCCCGGCGGGTGGCCGCGCGGTCCACCGCGTTGCGCAGCAGCACGTACCGCACCACGCACGTGGTGGCGGAGACGAGGAGCACGCCGGTGGTGCCGGCGGTGAGCCAGGGTCCGGGGTCGATGACGAGCGTGAGGGCGTGCATGGAGGCGATGACGGCGATCGCGACGAGCACGCCGGAGGCGACGGTGCGGACCAGCGGGCCGCGGTGCGCGGGGATCATGGCGCACGCTCCGCGAGCAGGGCCCAGGCGCGCTCCGGGTCGGTGCGGGCCTCGCAGGTGCTGACGTGCCAGCCGGAGGCGCGCAGCTCGGCGGCCGTCTGGTCCAGCTCGTGCTGGAAGCCGGCGCCGCGTGGCGCCACCAGAAGGGCCCAGCAGGTGCCCTCGGCGCCGAGCGCGGCGAGGTCGTGGCGCGCGTCGGGTCCCTGGGGGCCGAGCACGGCCACGACGATCTCGCCGGGGGCCCGGGCGAGCCGGAGCGCACGCGCGGTGGTGCTGGTCGCGTGCTGCCCCTCCGAGACGCCGCGGTGCCCGCGGATGTCGACACAGGCGTCCAGCAGGGCGGAGCGGCTGGCGCGCGTGGTCGCGAACCGCACCCCCTCGACGCTCGGCGCGACGCTGGTGGTCACGAGGCGGGCCGGGTGGCCGCCGTCGAGGAACGAGGTCGCGATCGAGGCGGCGAGCTCGACGGCCCACTCGCCGTCGTCCACCGCGGCCGGGCGGCGCATGCTCCCGGACTCCTGCCAGTGCGGCAGCAGGGAACGGTCGAGCAGCACGCTCACGGGCCGCACGCCGGCGCTCTCGTCGGCGCGGACCATGAGCTGGCCGCGGCGCGCGGCGCTGGCCCAGTGCACGCGGCGCGGGTCGTCGCCCGCGACGTACTCGCGCAGCACGGAGTCGTCGCTGGACTGCAGGCGCGCCCCGGTGGCGGAATGGTCGACGTCGCCCACGGACCGCGTGCGGACGGCGAGCTCGACGGTCCGGGGCCACACGGGGACGTGCGTGGCCCTGCCGAGCGGCTGGGTGGCCCGGACCAGGCCGAACACGTCGGTCCGGGTGGTCAGCAGCGGGCCGAGCGACCAGCGGCCGCGGCGCATCGGCGTGAGCGAGTAGTGCACGGTGATCCGGTCGGCGCGCGCGGAGACCCGGGCGCGGATGCCCTGGTGCCCGGCGAGCTCGTGCGCCGCCTGCTCCGACAGCCGCAGCCGGGACAGGCGCTCGTACGCCGCGCCGGAGGCCTGGTGCGCCGCGACCAGCAGGCTCACCTCCGCCGTGCGGTCGCGCACCACGGGGTTGGGTGCCACCGACCGCGTCACCTGCAGGGCGCCGCGCCCCGACTCCAGCCGCTGCGTGCCGATGACCAGCCACGCCACCGCGACGGCGATGAGCGCGGCCGCGCCCAGCCCCACGAGGTCGGGCAGGGTGAGCACCAGCCCGAGCGGGATCAGGACGCCGCCCACGCAGGCGGCGCCGATGCCGCGGGGGGTGAGCCGGACCCGGCTGATCCTGGCGAGCGTGTCACGCCATGTCATGTGCCTGCCGCCCCGGCCGCTCAGAACTGACGCCGGTCGGCGGGCTCGAGCGCCGGCACCGGTGTGCGCTGCACGATCTCGTCCACGAGCGTCTCCGGGGTCACGCCCCCGAGGCGGGCCTCGGTCGTGAGGATGAGGCGGTGGGCCAGCACGGGACGGGCCAGCCGCTGGATGTCGTCGGGCAGCACGTGGTCGCGGCCCGCCATGGCGGCGATGGCCTTGGCGGCGCGCAGGAGCTGGAGCGAGGCCCGCGGCGAGGCACCGAGCCGCAGGCCGGGGTGCTCGCGCGTCGCGCCGACGAGGCCCACCACGTACCGCTTCACCGAGGGGGACGCGTACAGCGACCGCACGAGGGCGGAGAACCGCAGCAGCGTGTGCCCGTCGGTCACGGCCTCCAGGTGGGCCAGCGGTGTGGTGGCCTCCTGCCGGTCGAGCATGAGCATCTCGGCGTCGATGTCCGGGTACCCCACGGTGATGCGGGCCATGAACCGGTCGCGCTGCGCCTCGGGCAGCGGGTAGGTGCCCTCCATCTCGACCGGGTTCTGCGTGGCGACCACGAGGAACGGCCGGGGGAGCTGGTGGGTGGTGCCGTCGACCGTGGTCTGGCCCTCCTCCATGCACTCCAGCAGCGCGGACTGGGTCTTCGGCGAGGCGCGGTTGATCTCGTCGCCGATCACGATGTTGCTGAACACCGGGCCCGGCCGGAACTCGAACTCGTGGGTGCCGGTACGGAAGATGTTGACGCCCGTGAGGTCGCTCGGCAGCAGGTCCGGGGTGAACTGGATGCGGCCGACGTGGCAGTCGATGCTGCGCGCGACCGCCTTGGCGAGAGTGGTCTTGCCGACGCCGGGCACGTCCTCGACGAGCAGGTGGCCCTCGGCCAGCAGGACGGCCAGCGTGATGTCGGCGAGGCCGGGCCGGCCCGTCACGACGGACTCGACGGCGCCCCGGACGCGGGCCATGGTCTCCACCAGCTCGTCGAGCGCGCCCGGTCCGGGCGCCGCCTGCGGGGCGGGTCCGCCGGCGTAGTGAGGATCCGTGAGGCCGGACGTGGCGGGTTCCGTGTGCACTGGGGGACCTCCATCGGGCCGGGAGTCAGGCCGGGTTTCTGGCGCTGGGCGCGCTGTTCGGGCGCCGGGGCGATGAACGCTCGCCCGGCTGGTCCAGCCTAGTAGAGATGTAAAGCACTCTGTCGGGTGCGTCACGCGGTCTTCACACATCCCAGGGCTGGCCTCGCCCTGGCGATTCGATGCCCCACCAGGGCGTCCGCGCGCGCAGACGGGCGGCACGGAGCGGGCTGATCAGACATTCCACGCCACGCCGGACATGGATTTACTCCACCTGCTCTTTACCTCTTTGACCTGGGCATTGAGGGTCGGTGGGCAGTTCTCCCCAGTGTTTTTCCGAGTGTGGTGGTGGAAAGTGGAGTAGCGTGGAGTGTGCGGGAGCGGAAGGAGGTGTCGGCTCATGACTGCGATGGCAGAAGGTTTCGCAGGACTGGGTCTGCTCCTCGGCACGTACACCCCGAAGCTGGACGAGAAGGGACGCCTGATCCTTCCCGCGAAGTTCCGGGGGCGACTGTCCGGAGGTCTGGTCATGACCAAAGGGCAGGAGCGGTGCCTCTTTCTTCTTCCGATGGACGAGTTCCAGCAGATCTACACCCAGATCCGGCAGGCGCCGGTGACGAGCAAGGCAGCACGGGACTACACGCGAAACTTCCTGGCGGGAGCGAGCGACGAGGTCCCGGACAAGCAGGGCCGGGTCTCCATCCCGACGCACCTGCGTGAGTACGCCGGTCTTGGCCGCGAGGTGGTCGTGATCGGAGTGGGTACCCGCGTGGAGGTGTGGGACGCGGAGGCGTGGGCCACATATCAGGAACAGACCGAGCCCGACTACATCGATCAGGCCGAGGAGATCTTCCCCGGGCTGAGCTTCTAGGGCAGGCGGCGGACGGCCGTACGGCCAGGCCTCCTCCCGCAGGAACCGGCGCACTTCCCCGTCGCCGGACCCGTGCGGAGGGAGACCTGACCGGACGACCCCGCCCCGCCGGGCAGGCCGGTTCCGGCAGGACAGCACGACCGCAGGACCGTAGGACGGCACCAGGCAGGACCAGCACGACGCAGGAAGGAGACACCGATGAACGTGACCGGCAACGGTCCAGGCCCCGGCAGCGACGCCGCCGATCGCCACCTCCCGGTGCTGCTCCAGCGCTGCGTCGACCTGCTCGCCCCCGCGCTCGCCGAGCCCGGCTCGGTCCTGGTGGACTGCACGCTCGGCATGGGCGGCCACACCGAGGCCGTGCTGGAGCAGCTCCCGTCGGCCCGCGTGATCGGCATCGACCGCGACCCGCAGGCCCTCGCCCTCGCCGGCGACCGCCTGGCGCGGTTCGGCGACCGGTTCACGCCGGTGCACGCGGTGTACGACGAGATCACCGAGGTGGTCGACGAGCACGCCGGCGGTGCCGTGCAGGGCGTGCTCATGGACCTCGGCGTGTCCTCGCTGCAGCTCGACGAGACCGACCGCGGTTTCGCTTACGCGCAGGACGCGCCGCTCGACATGCGCATGGACTCCACCCAGGAGCTGACGGCGGCCGACGTGCTCAACACGTACGACGAGCGCGACCTCGCGCGGATCCTGCGGGAGTACGGCGAGGAGCGCTTCGCGGGCAAGATCGCGCGGGCGATCGTCCGCCGTCGGGCCGAGCGGGAGTGGGAACGCAGCGGCGAGCTCGTCGACCTGCTGCGCGCCGTCATCCCCGCCGCGACCCGCAAGACGGGCGGCCACCCGGGCAAGCGCACCTTCCAGGCGCTGCGCATCGAGGTGAACGGCGAGCTCGAGGTGCTCGAGCGGGCCGTGCCCGCCGCGATCGAGGCGCTCGCCGTGGGCGGCCGCATCGTCGTGGAGTCGTACCAGTCGCTCGAGGACCGGATCGTCAAGCGCGCCATCGCGCAGGGCACGACGTCGTCCGCCCCGCCCGGGCTGCCCGTCGAGCCCGAGACCCACCGGCCCTATCTCGAGGCGCTCACCCGGGGCGCGGAGGAGGCCGACGCCGCAGAGCTGGAGCGCAACCCGCGCTCGGCGTCGGTCCGGCTGCGCGCCGCCCAGCGGCTGCGCCCCACGCCCGAGCACCTGCTGAACCGCACCACCAGGCACCACACAGCGAAGGAGGACCGCCGATGAGTGCTACCAACGCCGCGACGGCCCGCGCAGTCCGTCCGGCCGAGCTGCCCCGCACCCGCAGGGCCCCGCTGACCGCGATCTCGGGAGGTGCCGCACAGCGCGGCCGCCGCCTGGACGTGGTCCGCGCGCCGCTGCACGCGAAGAGCCGCGTGCCGTTCTTCGTGCTGTGCGCCACCCTGATGGTCGGCTCGCTCGTGGCCGTCCTGGTGCTCAACACCACGCTCGCGCGCGGTTCCTACGAGATGTCGCAGCTGCAGGGGGAGGTCGCCCAGACCGCCCAGGACGTCCAGGGCCTGCAGGAGGACCTGAGCGCCGCCCACACGGACCTCCCGGACAAGGCCCGCGGCCTCGGCATGGTGCCCGCGGAGAACCCGACCATGGTCAGTGTCCGTACCGGCAAGGTGGTGAAGGGTACGGACCAGTGACAGGGACGACGCCGGGCTCGGGCCGGCAGCGCACCCCCTCGGGGCGCGCTGCCGGCCCGCGTTCGACGCCGCCCCGGTCGGGCCGGTCCGCCCAGGGTCAGGGCAAGCCCGCACCGGGCAAGTCCGCGCAGGGGGCGAGCCCGCCGCGCAAGGACCAGCCGAGCAAGGCGCAACCGAGCAGGGCCCAGCCCAAGGCCCGGCCGGCCACGGCGCAGCCCAAGAAGGCCCAGCCCAAGGCTCAGCCGAAGAAGTCCCGGCCGAGCAGGGCCCAGCCCGGCAAGTCCCAGCCGAACAAGTCCCAGCCGCGTACCTCCAGCACCCGGCTGGGCTTCGACGCGCCCGGCGCCCCGCGCGGCGCGGCCCCGCGCGCCGCGGCGCCCCGAAGCACCGCACCACGCCCCGCCCCGCCCGGCACCGCCGCCCCGCGCCCGGCGCGGTCCCCGGTGGCGCGGTCCCGCATGGTCCGCCCGCTGCCGCCCCGCCCGGGCCGGCCCGAGGTCCGGCAGCGCTGGCTCGTCGGCATCGCGGCCGTCGTCGTGCTCATCTTCCTGGTGCGGCTGGTCCACGTGCAGCTCATCGAGGGGCCGAGCCTGGCCGCCGAGGCCGAGGCCGCGCGCACGGCCACGGCCGTCACGCCCGCGCACCGGGGCGACATCACCGACGCGGACGGCGTCGTGCTCGCGACCTCGGTGGACCGGTACACGGTCGTGGGCGACCCGGTGGCGATCGAGGACTTCCGCGGCTCGGGCCGGGTGGACGCCGAGGGCGACAAGGTGCAGGACGGCGCCCTGGGCATCGCGCAGCTCCTCGCGCCGATCCTCGACATGCCCAAGGCCGAGCTCGCCGCCGACCTCGTGGGCAAGTCGCGCTACCGCGTGCTCGCCAAGAACGTGGTGCCCCAGGTGCAGCGCGCCATCGCGGACCTGCAGGTCCGCGCGTACATCCGCACCGACCTCACCTCGCGGCGCACGTACCCGTCGGGCGCCGTCGCGGGCTCGCTGGTCGGCTTCGTGAACGACGAGCAGACCGGGCAGGGTGGCATCGAGGCGGCCTACGACGACCTGCTGGCGGGCACCGCCGGCTCGGACACGTACGAGCGCAGCCTCGACGGCCTGCGCATCCCCGCCGCCGGCCAGGAGTCCGTCCCGGCGGTCCCGGGCGACAGCATCCAGCTCTCGCTGGTGCACGACATCCAGTGGAAGTCGCAGGACTCCATCGACGACGCCGTCCGCACCTCCGGTGCCGAGTACGGCATCGCCATCGTGCAGGACGTGCGTACGGGCGAGATCGTGGCGCTCGCCGACTCGGGGGCGGTGAACCCGAACGACCGCTCGACGTCGGCCGTCGCGGGCGGCTCGCGCGCCGTGAAGGACGTCTTCGACCCGGGCTCGACCGGCAAGGTCGTCACCATGGCCGCCGCGCTCGAGGGCGGCTACTGGACGCCCGAGAGCCAGTTCACCGTGCCGGACCGGTACACGACGCCGAACGGCCAGACGTTCCAGGACTCGCACGAGCACCCGGTGCAGAAGCTGACGCTGACGGGCGTCCTGGCGCAGTCGTCCAACACGGGCACGGTGCAGGCCGGCGAGAAGATCCCGCTGCAGACCCGGCAGGACTACCTCTACAAGTTCGGGTTCGGGCAGCCGACGGGCCTGAACCTGCCTGGCGAGTCGGCGGGCATCATGCCGCCCGCCGACGTCGCGGACTGGGACGGCCGCACACAGTACGCGGTGCTGTTCGGCCAGGGCCTGTCCGTCAACGCGATGCAGGCCACGAGCGTGTTCTCCACGGTGGCGAAC
Coding sequences within it:
- a CDS encoding peptidoglycan D,D-transpeptidase FtsI family protein — protein: MTGTTPGSGRQRTPSGRAAGPRSTPPRSGRSAQGQGKPAPGKSAQGASPPRKDQPSKAQPSRAQPKARPATAQPKKAQPKAQPKKSRPSRAQPGKSQPNKSQPRTSSTRLGFDAPGAPRGAAPRAAAPRSTAPRPAPPGTAAPRPARSPVARSRMVRPLPPRPGRPEVRQRWLVGIAAVVVLIFLVRLVHVQLIEGPSLAAEAEAARTATAVTPAHRGDITDADGVVLATSVDRYTVVGDPVAIEDFRGSGRVDAEGDKVQDGALGIAQLLAPILDMPKAELAADLVGKSRYRVLAKNVVPQVQRAIADLQVRAYIRTDLTSRRTYPSGAVAGSLVGFVNDEQTGQGGIEAAYDDLLAGTAGSDTYERSLDGLRIPAAGQESVPAVPGDSIQLSLVHDIQWKSQDSIDDAVRTSGAEYGIAIVQDVRTGEIVALADSGAVNPNDRSTSAVAGGSRAVKDVFDPGSTGKVVTMAAALEGGYWTPESQFTVPDRYTTPNGQTFQDSHEHPVQKLTLTGVLAQSSNTGTVQAGEKIPLQTRQDYLYKFGFGQPTGLNLPGESAGIMPPADVADWDGRTQYAVLFGQGLSVNAMQATSVFSTVANGGVRMTPTLFEGSTSPDGTVTPADQEPGERVISADTADTLVEMMETVTGDEGTGKNAAVPGYRVAGKTGTAQMPAGNGWTYMASFIGVAPADDPRYTVAVFLKSPHSSIFGGDVAAPVFSDVMGFTLQKMDVPPSERAKHRLKTEW